From the Bacillota bacterium genome, the window TTTATTTAACCCTCCAGGTAAGGATTCATTTCCTTACTTAATTGTAAGGAAATAACCGGAATTAGTCAAGGGCCTCTGAATTAATGTTGCCGACAAGATTAACTGTCTCCTTCAACGAGTTCCACATAGTTGCCGTGGACCCAGCCTTCTTTCTGCCCGGGAGTGATCACTTTAAGCCATTGGCCCTGGGTGTCAACAACATCGAGGATTGTTCCCGAACTGAGAATATCGATTATCAGGTAGGTAATTTCCGGACCGCTCCTTAAGTTAAGATTATCCGGGCCGGTATTGACTACAACTTTGTCACCGGCTTGCGGTGTTCGCGGCCTTTCGTCCACTTCTTCCGGGCTTTCCAAAAGGGCTGCTATGCGGGTTAAATCACCGGGGTAGACCAGCCTCTCCCGGATTACGCTTTCGCTCATATCTTCTATAGTCATTGTTACCCGCGGGACAGCATCCCCGGCAGCCTGAAAGTGCTGATAATGGGCAGCCAGCAAAAAGAGTTCCGAGGCTTTCGTCAAAATGCTGCTGAATTCTTCCTGGTCCCGATCTATAACCAGGGAGAATTCTGTATATGAACCGTCATAGGACAGATCATAGACGAAAGGATTCTGCCGGCGATCTGTGAATGCATCAATCTTTGCTACAAGCTTTTTTTCCGCATCCTCCAGCAGTTTCTCTTTCCCCTGGGGAGTCATTTTGAAGATCAGGGTGTCGCCTTCCCCGGGGGTTACTTCATTAACACCCTCCATTTCCAGGGCGCGGGCAATGGCCGCTTCAATATCCTGTCCGGCAAAAAGAGCCGAGGGAAGGGCAACCACCATTTCTTGTTCAGCCGGGGCAAACCTGGCCAATACCCTTTGGAGAAGGCCGGTTTGAGTACCGACAAACCAGATCAGGCCTAGAGCAACAATTAATATTAATAGAAGGGCCAGGGGAAAGAGCCAGCGTTTTTTCTGCCTGGCCTCTTTACCGGCCCTTGATCTTCTCAGGGGAGTTTGCTTTTCCTCAAAGGATCTTTCTTCACTGTCAAAATAGTTGTCATCAAATTTATCCACCCTGGTTTAACCTCCTCCGGGTAAAACATGAAAACAGTAAATACCGCATATAAACATTCTAACGTATTCCTGGATAAAAACAAAATAATCCCTTTTTGATAAATACTATGTGCTTTCCGAAATTTAGCAATCCGGTCTCTAAGGGGGTTATTGGGGACAGGTTGATAATTTTTTAAGATATAATGTAAAATATACTTGACATATAGTATAAAATTTATTACTATATGTTTATAAGATGTTACATTGAATTGAGGGAGCGTGCCAGTTATGACTTACCAGGTAAATAAAACAATAACCAATATAGTTTCAGGGGCAGCGGTTCTGATTGCCTACTGCGTCTATGCATTCGGAAGGTATCAGGCCGGTCTGCTGGCTGCCGATGATTTGAGGGCCTGGGCGATAACCATGCTTGTATTCATCGGTATTGGTGTTGCCGCGGCCATCGTCATTCAGATTGCCTTTCATATTCTTTTCTCAATCGCTATAGCCATCAGGGAAAACCTTAAAAATGGCACAGTAGATGATAAGGAAGTTGAGAAAACGATAGAGCTGGAAATGGTTGAAGATGAAATGGATAAGCTAATCGAGCTTAAATCGTTACGGGTCGGCTTCATCGTGGCCGGAATCGGATTTGTGGCAGCCCTTATCTCACTGGTTTTGTATCATCCACCGGTGGTGATGATCAATATCCTCTTCTTATCCTTTAGTATCGGTTCTCTGCTGGAAGGATTCACCCAGCTCTATTTTTACAGAAAGGGCGTTACAAATGTCTAAGAAGAAATTTGTAATCACCAATAATATCAGGAAATTGCGGTTCTTTGCAGATGAGATGACCCAGCAGCAGCTTGCAGAAAAAGCCGGGGTTTCCAGGCAGACGATCATCGCCATCGAGGCGGGTAAGTATGCGCCTTCCCTGGAACTGGCCTTTCGTATTGCTGATGCTTTCGGGGTTAAGCTGGAAGAGGTGTTCGAGTACGAAGTCATATAACAATAAATATCATTGAAAAACTTAATTTTCAATGATATAATCCCTTATAAAGGAGATGGTCCTATGGCAATGATTATTGAACGTTCCAGGATTACCGGTAAAGGCCAGGTCCAGCTCCCGGCCAGGATCAGGCAGGCTGCCGGGGTGAAAGTCGGTGATCAGGTTACATTCAAGATGGGTGATGATGGAAAGGTGGAAGTTGAATTTGTAATTACAAGGCCATTAACGAGGTACGCCGGGGCTTTACCAAAAAGGAAGGAATATCCCGGGCTTGATGAGGAAGAAAGGCTTACCAGGCAGTTGGTAGCGGAAAAAAGGGCTAAATACGATGAACAAGAATAGATCCTGGATTGATGCAAATATTATTCTACACTTTTTACTGAAAGATGATGAAAAACTTTTTGAAGCTTCTTTCAATCTTTTCGAACAGGCGGAAAAAGGAGATTTAGTTTTACATATTCATCCGTTAACTGTTGCAGAGGTAATCTGGACACTTGAGAGCTTTTATGGCTATGAAAAAAATGAGATAGCCGCTGTTTTTGGCGGATTGCTTGAGTCAGAAGGTTTGCAGGTTGAAAGTTTAGAAGTAGTCAGGAAAGCTATAGGTGATTATGTAGGAGAAAATGTCGATTTTATTGATGCTTTTCTGGCTGCATATGCTGCATTGATAGGTCCTGCAGCTATATATACATTCGATAAAAAACATCTCTCAAAACTGGAGGGAGATCTTTAGTTAATACCTTGATAGGATCTGTTTAAAAATAGTTTAGCTGATTTAATTGTGTTATTATGATAAATGACAGGATCAGGAAGCTGGTGAATAGAATGGTCAGGCTTGGTAAACCGGGTATGATTAATTTAAACAAAGCACAAATTGATGATATGGTTCGGTATATTGAAAGCCGTGGAGATATAATCGCTTTTTATCTTTATGGTTCACATGGTACTGAGTATCAGACTGTTTTTTCTGATGTTGATTTAGCCATACTTCCCATGCCAGCATCAGATTTCGATTTCAATGAAGAATTAAATATAATGTCAAAGCTGAATGATCTGGGCAATAGTGATGATATTAACCTGGTTAACCTGAAGAAAGCGCCGGTTACCTTACAAATGAAAGTTTTAGATAGCGGCAGACTTTTGTACTGTGCTGACGCAGTGTTACTTGCTGATTTTATTGAATCAGTAATTTTGAAATATAGTGATTTTGAACCGGATTTGCGCCTGTTCAATGAAGATTATGACTACAGCCTGAAAAAGGAGTACCTATGACTGTTGATCGAGAAAAGATAAGGCAAAAACTGCATTATATCCGGGAAAAGGTTAACCTGCTCGAGCAGTTTAAAGGTATGGATAAAAGCCGTTTTACTTCAGAGCCTTTTTATGAGGATGCAGCTATTCACATGCTTCAAGTTGCTATTGAATCTATGCTAGATATTTGTGCCCACATAATAGCCCGTGAAGGTTGGGGATTGGCCAAAACATATGTTGAAATTGTCGAGTTGGCTGCTAAAAATGGGTTGATTTCAGATGATATGGCTGAAGTTTATAAAAATATGGCCAGGTTCAGAAATAGGGTTATTCATTTGTACAACCGGGTGGATACAGAAGAAATCCTCAATATTATTAATAACCGCCTTGATGATTTTCAACCCTTTATATCTGCAGTAATTCATAAATATTTGCCGTAATCAATGATGTGCCACCGCTTTAGCTTCCTTTTTTCAGGTATGTTTGGTTACCCGCTTGCTCAAATTCCGTCTTAAAGTATACACTTTAACGCTCGATCATCGCCAGGAAATTTTCGACCAGCCTGGGATTGTAGGTAGTACCACGGCCGGTCTGGAGGATTGCTTTGATCTTATCGTACTTCATTGCTTCCTGGTAAGGCCGTTTGCTGCGCATGGCGTCATAGACGTCGGCGATGCAGACCATCTGGCTGGCAATGTTGGGCTGCCAGTTCGGCTTGATCAGGGGGTAACCTGAACCGTCGTATTTAATATGGTGCTCCAGGGCGGCGATCATGGTCAGCTTCGGTATATTCTGCTGGTAACTGATATACTGAGCCCCTTTTAAGGTGTGGGTTTCCATCAGGGCGCGTTCGTGTGCCGTCAGTGGTCCCGGTTTCTTCAGGATAGTTAATTTAACATATACTAAATTTGCTTGTCAAACCAGTTATTGGTATTATATGATCAGATGCAAGTATTGTCAGGGGGACGGGGTTGTTGACAACTAAGGGGGTATCCAATTGGTACGGGAAGAACAGGCCAGGAAAGAGATAGTCGAGGTAGGCAGGCGTATTTACGAGAAGGGCTTCGTTGCCGCCAATGACGGCAATATCAGTGTGCGTCTTACCGATAGCGAGATACTGACTACCCCGACAGGGGTGAGCAAGGGTTACATGAGTCCGGAAATGCTCGTTAAAGTAGACCTTGATGGCTGTAAAATAGCGGGCGATTTAAATCCCTCATCGGAGTTGAAAATGCACCTTGAGGTTTACAGGATGCGTTCGGATGTCAATGCCGTGCTGCATGCCCATCCGCCGTTAGCAACAGCCTTCGCCGTAGCCGGCCACCCTCTTGATAAGTCTGTGCTGCCTGAGATAATAATTACCCTGGGAAGCATTCCGCTGGTCAAGTACGGAACCCCCTCAACGGAAGAAGTTCCCGATAATATCCGGCCGCACCTGGAGAAACATGACGCTCTGCTGCTGGAAAACCACGGAGTACTCACCATGGGTGATGACCTATTCAGTGCTTTCTACAAGATGGAAAGTGTCGAGCATTTTGCAAAAATAAGCCTCTATGCACGTTTTCTTGGTGGCGAGCAGGAACTATCACCGGGGGAAGTGGAGAAGCTGCTCAAGGTAAGAGAAAATATGGGGATAAAGGGTCGACATCCCGACTGTTAAATTGTTTGTTTCTGCTTTACTCTTCCAGGTTAGCTACCTGCATGGATACTTTTTTCTCTCCATTGCAGATCCATTGGCTGCCCGTTTCCCGAAAGCCGTGCCTGGCGTGAAAAGCCTGGGATGGTTTGTTGGGCGGAATGGAATTGATCTCACAGCAGACCAGCGGGATATTGTGTTTGCGGGCATAATCAAATAGGTCTTTGTACAGTAAAGAACCGATTTTTTGGCCCTGGTATTTTTGATCAACCACGATCCGGTCGATATAGAGAAATTTTTGATGTCTCGCCGTGTGCCATTCATAGTTATCATTGCGATAAGGCACGCCGTCTTTCATAACCAGGATAAAAGCGGCAATATTACCGTCGACAACCGCCACCTTGTGATAGGCAGAAAGGGAGTGCAGGTGGCGAAGCCTCTCTTCATCCATTACGCTGGTGTATTCCACTTCACTGGCATTCAGTTCGACTATCTCAGGAAAATCCTGCCCCGTGGCGCTGCGGATTATTACATTTTCCATTTCTGACTCCTCCTGAGCAATTTGGTTCTTAGAGCAGGATAAACGATAGGATAATGGTTACCCCGACCATTATCACATTACTAAAGCTGTGCATGATCATCGGGTAATACATACTGCCGGTTTTTTCGTAACAGTCGCCGTAAAAGAGGCCCAGGGTGAAAGAGAAGATCACCTGAAATGGGCTATAGGTTAACTCGAATGGCGAGAATGAAAAGCCTACGTGGGCCAGGCCGAATATAAAGGCGGCGATGATATTGGCCACACTTACTCTGCCGTTGAATAGCCTTGTTTTAACAAAGAGGGCAAGAACGGTGATTGCAAATGCTCTGAAGATCAGTTCCTCGGATGGTCCGGAAAGTAACAGCTGGAAGCCCAGTTGGCCTGATATGTTAACGGCAGTAAGTGGATATGCAAAAGGCTGGAATGAATTGGTCAGTACAGATGTTGCAAAAGCCCCAACTGTGTATATGCTGAAGTAGAGAATAAATTTATGAACTAATTTTTTACCGATTACCCTGTCGCCCCAACTGAATCCGAAATCAAGAGGTTTAAATTTACCTGTAACGTAGATAATGATAAGGAAGATCAGAGCTTGAACGATATGGTGCACCGATACCCATGCGTAAGAGCCGTCAGGGTCGATAGACTGATAGTCAAAAAGGTTGGCGACTAAACCTGAAAGCCTGGGGACGGCTAACAGCAGAATAGTCAGCAGGATAACCCATAGTATTTTTTTTAGCACCTTGGCCATAATTACTCCAAGCTTAATTTAATGGTAGCGAGTCATATAAGTCTACCTAAGAATTTTAGCATATTTTTATTGGTCAGAGAAACTTTGATATTTATAATCAGGCAGGTTTTCCGCAGATTTTATTGAAAATATCAATTAACAAAATATTGTTAATCCGGGAGGAAAGGACTGTGAAAAAGTATCAGGTTCTGAGCCTGGAAGAATATAACCGGCCGGTCGATGAAGATAAGATTGAAGCGGTAATAAACAGCATGGCCGAACAGGGCTGGACCTTCACCCAGTTAAACAGCGGCGGGGGTGGGGAGTCCGGCTTTTTTATGTCCTGGGTATACCTGGTTTTTGAGAAGGAAAGATAAATCCCTTTAACCTAAAGGAGTGATTCTATTCATCCCAATCCGGAACCGGCCGTTTTTGAACAGCTAACATAGCAGCATTAAACGCTTCGTATATATCATCTTTCTTCTTATTCTTTAAAAATTGCTTAAAGAAATCGTTTGCTTCCAGTTCTCCTGCTTCTTTGGTAAGAGCATATAAAGCGAATTGGTTCATTGAAATTCCCTGGTTTTTTGCGATTTTTTCAATTCTGGTCTTGAGATCTTCAGGTATACGGACCGTAATTACACTCGCTTTACTCATCATTTTGCCTCCACAGTTTAATAAAATCTCCGGGAGTAACGACTCTTAACCGGTAATAATGAAGTTCATTGTTTGATTTATAATGTTTTACATTTGCCGTAATTAAATATTCACTCTGACTAGCTAATGCTAATTCAATAAACTTGTTGTCAGTCTCATCAAAAAGGTTTGGCCTAAATAAAAATGATATTCGCTTTTCTAGACCAGTTAAAGCCAGCAGATCTAATATTGCTTGGA encodes:
- a CDS encoding DUF4177 domain-containing protein, which translates into the protein MKKYQVLSLEEYNRPVDEDKIEAVINSMAEQGWTFTQLNSGGGGESGFFMSWVYLVFEKER
- a CDS encoding DUF86 domain-containing protein produces the protein MTVDREKIRQKLHYIREKVNLLEQFKGMDKSRFTSEPFYEDAAIHMLQVAIESMLDICAHIIAREGWGLAKTYVEIVELAAKNGLISDDMAEVYKNMARFRNRVIHLYNRVDTEEILNIINNRLDDFQPFISAVIHKYLP
- a CDS encoding helix-turn-helix transcriptional regulator; this translates as MSKKKFVITNNIRKLRFFADEMTQQQLAEKAGVSRQTIIAIEAGKYAPSLELAFRIADAFGVKLEEVFEYEVI
- a CDS encoding AbrB/MazE/SpoVT family DNA-binding domain-containing protein yields the protein MAMIIERSRITGKGQVQLPARIRQAAGVKVGDQVTFKMGDDGKVEVEFVITRPLTRYAGALPKRKEYPGLDEEERLTRQLVAEKRAKYDEQE
- a CDS encoding SH3 domain-containing protein codes for the protein MDKFDDNYFDSEERSFEEKQTPLRRSRAGKEARQKKRWLFPLALLLILIVALGLIWFVGTQTGLLQRVLARFAPAEQEMVVALPSALFAGQDIEAAIARALEMEGVNEVTPGEGDTLIFKMTPQGKEKLLEDAEKKLVAKIDAFTDRRQNPFVYDLSYDGSYTEFSLVIDRDQEEFSSILTKASELFLLAAHYQHFQAAGDAVPRVTMTIEDMSESVIRERLVYPGDLTRIAALLESPEEVDERPRTPQAGDKVVVNTGPDNLNLRSGPEITYLIIDILSSGTILDVVDTQGQWLKVITPGQKEGWVHGNYVELVEGDS
- a CDS encoding GNAT family N-acetyltransferase, coding for MENVIIRSATGQDFPEIVELNASEVEYTSVMDEERLRHLHSLSAYHKVAVVDGNIAAFILVMKDGVPYRNDNYEWHTARHQKFLYIDRIVVDQKYQGQKIGSLLYKDLFDYARKHNIPLVCCEINSIPPNKPSQAFHARHGFRETGSQWICNGEKKVSMQVANLEE
- a CDS encoding class II aldolase/adducin family protein, with translation MVREEQARKEIVEVGRRIYEKGFVAANDGNISVRLTDSEILTTPTGVSKGYMSPEMLVKVDLDGCKIAGDLNPSSELKMHLEVYRMRSDVNAVLHAHPPLATAFAVAGHPLDKSVLPEIIITLGSIPLVKYGTPSTEEVPDNIRPHLEKHDALLLENHGVLTMGDDLFSAFYKMESVEHFAKISLYARFLGGEQELSPGEVEKLLKVRENMGIKGRHPDC
- a CDS encoding toxin-antitoxin system HicB family antitoxin — protein: MSKASVITVRIPEDLKTRIEKIAKNQGISMNQFALYALTKEAGELEANDFFKQFLKNKKKDDIYEAFNAAMLAVQKRPVPDWDE
- a CDS encoding PIN domain-containing protein; the protein is MNKNRSWIDANIILHFLLKDDEKLFEASFNLFEQAEKGDLVLHIHPLTVAEVIWTLESFYGYEKNEIAAVFGGLLESEGLQVESLEVVRKAIGDYVGENVDFIDAFLAAYAALIGPAAIYTFDKKHLSKLEGDL
- a CDS encoding putative toxin-antitoxin system toxin component, PIN family, producing the protein MIITVDTNVIYQALYSNKGASHQILKLIRDEKVQLALSVPVFLEYCEVLQRNKTLIETGLSIENIQAILDLLALTGLEKRISFLFRPNLFDETDNKFIELALASQSEYLITANVKHYKSNNELHYYRLRVVTPGDFIKLWRQNDE
- a CDS encoding type II CAAX endopeptidase family protein — protein: MAKVLKKILWVILLTILLLAVPRLSGLVANLFDYQSIDPDGSYAWVSVHHIVQALIFLIIIYVTGKFKPLDFGFSWGDRVIGKKLVHKFILYFSIYTVGAFATSVLTNSFQPFAYPLTAVNISGQLGFQLLLSGPSEELIFRAFAITVLALFVKTRLFNGRVSVANIIAAFIFGLAHVGFSFSPFELTYSPFQVIFSFTLGLFYGDCYEKTGSMYYPMIMHSFSNVIMVGVTIILSFILL
- a CDS encoding nucleotidyltransferase domain-containing protein, which gives rise to MINDRIRKLVNRMVRLGKPGMINLNKAQIDDMVRYIESRGDIIAFYLYGSHGTEYQTVFSDVDLAILPMPASDFDFNEELNIMSKLNDLGNSDDINLVNLKKAPVTLQMKVLDSGRLLYCADAVLLADFIESVILKYSDFEPDLRLFNEDYDYSLKKEYL